The genomic window ATAACGCTGACTACAGAAAAAAAATCGAACAAGGTCCTACCTAAAAAAAAGGCGGGAAAAGGCAGAGATATTCCTATAATGTGAGGGGCCAATATCAGAAGGCGATCAGTAGGTTTACCGCTTACAATTCTCCGTATCTTCAAAATGATCATGGACAGCGAGAAAACGCTGGCTATGATTGTAGCCATAAGCACCGTTGGACCTAATGCCTTATCCATGACCAGCATTAAAATGCATGAGATTGAGATAGTTGCGATATAAGATAATAACATTGCTACTATCCCAATAAGCGATGTTCTTGATACGTAACCAATCAACACTCCTATACATAAAAGGGACAGAATATACAACAACAATGGGTACTGGTCCGCCACTGGATCATTGCCGTTGTCGTTGTATGGAACCAGAATATAGCCAGATGGCAGTTTCTTTGACAGTGAAATTATTGCTTTATGCAAAGACTCCTTCCCGTTATCATATATACTACTATAAGCTGGCCGAATGAAGACTTTGATCGCCGGATAGCCATTGACATGAAAATAGGAGCTTCGCGGCCCATAACCTATGTTGATGGATGCGAGATCCCCCAATGTAATCAAATGCCCATTAGAATTTTGAATGGGAATTTCCTCCCACTGGCTACGGGGAAACTCCCTTTGTTTTAACATCAAATATGCAAAATGATGATCCTGTACGTCCGAATTTATATAAGATTGCCCCAGCTGGTAACATTGGAGATACGTTCTTACCGCCTCACTAATTTCCGAAGGCAGCAAATGGAGGTCTGCTAAGCGTTTTTGGTTATAATAGATATACGTCCCCCATTCCGGGGAGGCATCGACACTAGCACTTTTAACACTTTCATTATCAGAAAGAAGTCTCTCAAGTGTATTTTTATAGAACAGGAACGGATCCTGATCTTCGTGGGTACTATACAAGGCATAACACTCGCTTTCTGTCGTCAAATCGACATCTTTGGAGGCGTAGTGGGCGACAGGGAACGATGCACCAGGAGGCAGACTCCGATATATTTGACGCAACAGCGTCGCCAATTCTATCCGAAGTTCAGCATTATTGCTGCCTTTTTCGAATGTAACAACGATGGTACTGCTGCCACTTGACGATACGGTATTGACCCTCTCCACCCCCGGCAATGTTGATATAACTGCTTCTATTTTTGAAGAGATGGACTGTTCTATTTGCTCGGGATAAGCATTGCTCCAATTGCAATTGATAGTAACCTGGTCATCTTCTATCAGTCCAAACTGAGGTAAGCGTAAAAAGGAATATATACCAATTGCGCTAAGCAGAAAAGTAAAGATAACAATAGAAAACGCGGAGTTTTTCATAGCAACGAACTAATCGACGGTTATATTAGTACCGTTTGTAAGAAGTTCAGGATTAGAGACAATGACAGATTGACCTGCTGTCAATCCCGTGTACACAACCACGTACTTCTCATTTTCCGGACCGGTTTCAATCTCAGTCCACCTTGCTTTTCCGCCGCTAGAAAGAAATACTATCTTCTTTCCTTGTTTATCAACAATCGCCTCCTTCGGTATAGTTATACTTTGAGAAACTGTACCGAAGACCGTTATTTTTACATTCATTCCGCTCATTAGCGTTTTCCGAGAACTAGGCACACTTGCCGCTACGGATATCATACCATCCTTGTCTATAAGGGGGTTGATGGAATTTACGATACCGTTCGAGCGATCACCACTACCTCCGTAGGATGTCACATCAATGTTGCTTCCTAGCTTCACGACGTCAATATCGGATTCCAATACAGAGAACTTCACAATCATCTGCTGATTATCAATTATTTTACAGAATAGAGAAAATGATTCGGAATATTCTCCCACCCTCGCCTCAAGGTTTGCGATTATACCGTTATTAGGCGCAGTTATCGTTGATTGCTGTAGAGCATATAGTACTTCCTCCAGATCCATCGAAGCGGTACTGTAGTCGCTTCTTATTTTTGCCATTTTCATAATTTCCTTTGGTATGGTGGCGCTATCGGACAACTTATATCCGTAATCTATCAATTTATCGGCCAACAGTATGGTAGCGCGCTCAAGTACCCTGTTGGCTTTATTCAACTTACGCAACAGCTCAGTCTTATCGAGTTCGGCAATGACCTGCCCTCTAGAAACATACTCTCCATTTTTAACGGGTATGCTTACTATCCGATCATTGTACGGGAATTTGATATCCAAAGCTTCCAACGACTCGATTTTCCCATTGGTAACAATCTGCCTTCTGAAAGGGCCGACATTGGTTTTATACACCTTCACATGCGTGGTCAGAAAATCCCTATCTGCGTTTTGATTTACAACGCCATCATTCTCCGATGAGCGGTCGTTTTCCTTACATCCTAATAGAATTATCGTTAGAAACAGCGGAAGTAAAATCGTTATCAAGCGGACAGACATAGCCGTGTTTTGTTGGGTTGGTATTATTCTTGTCTAGGTTCGGTCGTCAACTTCAGATATCGATTCGTCAAGTCGTTATTGTTTTTATCCGGAATAAAGAACCTACTTGTCCTGAGTGTCTGGTCTAGCATGAAGTAACAGGGTATCAGATGTGGAACTGTTGTAAAGGGGAAGTTCTCTTTGTTGACAGCGATAAATCTAAATGGGATTTTGAAACGATCCAGATATAATTTGGCCTGTATGTCATTGTCAAAAGAAGTTGCCACAATAAGAATTGCATATGGATTGACATTCCCAAGGTCATTTAAGTTACTCATCTCGTTCTCGATGCAGGCGGAGCAGGCATTCCGGTCAAACTGGAATACCAACAATTGCCCTTTCTGAGACACGATTTTTCCGATATCCAATGCTTTCCCGGAGGAAGTTGAAAGTTCGTGCCTAATTATTACACCTTCGTTCTTGAATTGCTCAATGGCATTTATTCGGAGCGATCTGATTACAACGGAATCATTATAGCTTTTGCGGTTTTGTTGAGTCAAAACACCTTGTTCGGAAGCTCCAGAAGAGGCATTCACAGGTATAAACAGCAAGAAAACATTACCAAAAATAGACGCCAGGAGCAGCAGTAGGAGGATTCTTTTCTTCACTTTCAGAACGAATTTAATTTGCAACGAACAATAATCTCGTTATCGATATCTCTTAGTTTATTAGCGAGTGCGACAAGATGCTCTCCTGTTGACGGCGCGATTCTAAGCTCAGATACTCTTTTGGCTAGCTGTTTGACCTGAAATGGCTTGATAGTTCCTATCATTGCATTCTGGTCACTTCCAAAAAAAGTAAAATTTACCCCAAAGATGTCATTTACTATCTTGCCTGAAATCACCTTTTGAGACTGTTTTGAGTACAGTCCAGTGTATTGTTGGCTATTGTACATATATGAAAAATGGACCCAGTTCGCCGTTTCGAAGAAATTGGACACCATGTAAGCACCTTCCGGATTTTTCTTTAAATATTCAACCACTTCTTGTCCGTTATGCTCCCCAAAGACGAAGCTGCTTTTCTTTTCACGAAAATCAATGTGGTAAGCCGGTAGCAACTTACCGTTATTAAATATGCTGTAAATTGTATCGCCAAGGGGAATGGTATAATACGTGGTATGGGCGAAGTGAGAAAACGGATGATTGATATACACCCTCATGGACCCGTTGGGATAAACTCGCTCATCAAAGGGAAAGTAACGTTTAGTGAAGTTTAATTTAGCATTATCTTTACCTCTGCTTTCAACAAGATACAGGTTAGTACAGTCATGCAAAATCATCCCCTCCTCGTTGACGTAGTTAATGAGTTTATTTGTGTTAAGTAATAAATCTTCCTTATTATTTATTACAGAAAAATCTTGAAAAATATGATCCAGACTGCGTTTAGCTAGGAAGTGGCCCGACATGTCGAAACAAAGGATTTCTTTGGCTTTCCCATTGTACACATATAGGGTACTGTCGTAGGTATCTATACCATCTATAGAACTAATATTTAGAGAATCCTTTTCTCCAGCAGATATGGAAAAAAGATACCTCCCAGCCTTATCGTAAGCTAATACAGAAGAAGATAGTTTATCAAAAACAACATACTGTTGATCCGTGACCTTCAGATCAGTTATTTCCCCAAAAAGAGTTTTATCATTGCGTGTATCCAATTTTATGAAATCGAAACCACTTATTAGTGAAGACAAGAGAATGCTATCATTTATTTTATC from Chitinophaga parva includes these protein-coding regions:
- a CDS encoding efflux RND transporter periplasmic adaptor subunit; translation: MSVRLITILLPLFLTIILLGCKENDRSSENDGVVNQNADRDFLTTHVKVYKTNVGPFRRQIVTNGKIESLEALDIKFPYNDRIVSIPVKNGEYVSRGQVIAELDKTELLRKLNKANRVLERATILLADKLIDYGYKLSDSATIPKEIMKMAKIRSDYSTASMDLEEVLYALQQSTITAPNNGIIANLEARVGEYSESFSLFCKIIDNQQMIVKFSVLESDIDVVKLGSNIDVTSYGGSGDRSNGIVNSINPLIDKDGMISVAASVPSSRKTLMSGMNVKITVFGTVSQSITIPKEAIVDKQGKKIVFLSSGGKARWTEIETGPENEKYVVVYTGLTAGQSVIVSNPELLTNGTNITVD
- a CDS encoding 6-bladed beta-propeller, with translation MNKMYLVAILLSLSCCRQKAKKIQPVSGFQYETISDNPDMRTIQADKINDSILLSSLISGFDFIKLDTRNDKTLFGEITDLKVTDQQYVVFDKLSSSVLAYDKAGRYLFSISAGEKDSLNISSIDGIDTYDSTLYVYNGKAKEILCFDMSGHFLAKRSLDHIFQDFSVINNKEDLLLNTNKLINYVNEEGMILHDCTNLYLVESRGKDNAKLNFTKRYFPFDERVYPNGSMRVYINHPFSHFAHTTYYTIPLGDTIYSIFNNGKLLPAYHIDFREKKSSFVFGEHNGQEVVEYLKKNPEGAYMVSNFFETANWVHFSYMYNSQQYTGLYSKQSQKVISGKIVNDIFGVNFTFFGSDQNAMIGTIKPFQVKQLAKRVSELRIAPSTGEHLVALANKLRDIDNEIIVRCKLNSF